In Helianthus annuus cultivar XRQ/B chromosome 9, HanXRQr2.0-SUNRISE, whole genome shotgun sequence, the following are encoded in one genomic region:
- the LOC110877500 gene encoding probable LRR receptor-like serine/threonine-protein kinase At2g24230: MGFALFASIVVLTLFFRSNLGQQQEHPIPNTDEFFISEFFNKMGSNSSSFSHIFNLSAHVCSWEVVFCDADQENVIGLIATNLGLYGPIPDNTIGKLKKLQSLDLSSNNITSLPSDFWSLSSLKSLNLSNNKISMNLPTNIGNFVSLEKLDLSYNNFFGSLPDSISSLTSLQIFNINRNRFDSTVPLGIIRCHSLIFVDFSWNRFNGVLPVGFGSLSKLKSLNLAGNGLKGKASDFKKLESLTYLNISKNFFHGSVIEIFKGALEVVDLSSNHFDGHISQVNFSSHIVYLDLSDNKISGKFFTSLSRTRNLKHLNLAKNRFLEQRLININSLHSLEYLNLSHTNLVGRISNDISLLTRLKTLDLSSNHLSGKIPLLSLKTLQNLDLSSNNLVGEIPISLLKKLPWMERFNFSYNNLTLCDSEFSPETLKSAFIGSSHRCPIAANPNLLKKKSHIHRGLEFALALTISIILFLVSLLLCIFGCRKETEMWAVKQDSCTEEQVMSGPFTFQTDSTTWEANVKVATSVPVVIFEKPLLNFTFSDLLLATSNFDRDTLLAEGRFGPAYRGFLPGGIHVAVKVLVHGSTMTDQEAARELEHLGRIKHPNLVPLTGYCLAGEQRIAIYDYMENGNLHSLLHDLPLGVQTTEDWTSDTWEVDECNNNRIQNVGSEGLLTTWRFRHKVALGTARALAFLHHGCSPPILHRDVKASSVYLDYNLEPRLSDFGLSKIFGNDLEDEITRGSPGYIPPEFLMQDESSSPYVITPKSDVFGFGVILFELITGKKPVEDDYPDDNFSKDANMVSWVRKLVKKNCGSQIIDPKIRGTGTEGQMVEALKIGYLCTADLPAKRPSMQQVVGLLKDLEQL; the protein is encoded by the coding sequence ATGGGTTTTGCTTTATTTGCCTCAATTGTTGTTCTAACTTTATTCTTCAGGTCAAATCTTGGTCAACAACAAGAACATCCCATACCCAATACAGATGAGTTCTTCATCTCTGAATTCTTTAACAAAATGGGCTCAAATTCATCATCTTTTTCACATATTTTTAATCTTTCTGCACATGTTTGTTCATGGGAAGTTGTGTTCTGTGATGCTGATCAAGAAAATGTGATTGGTTTAATTGCTACAAATTTGGGTCTATATGGTCCAATCCCAGATAACACTATTGGCAAACTCAAAAAGCTTCAATCTTTAGACCTTAGTAGTAATAATATCACTAGTTTGCCTTCTGATTTTTGGAGTTTGAGTTCACTCAAAAGTCTTAATCTTTCAAACAACAAAATCTCCATGAATCTTCCGACTAATATCGGGAACTTTGTTTCGCTTGAAAAGTTAGACCTTTCTTACAACAATTTCTTTGGTAGTCTCCCTGATTCCATTAGCTCATTAACCAGTTTACAAATTTTTAACATCAATCGAAATCGTTTCGATTCCACTGTTCCATTGGGAATCATAAGGTGCCATTCATTGATTTTTGTAGACTTTTCTTGGAATAGGTTCAATGGTGTTCTTCCTGTTGGTTTTGGTTCACTTTCTAAGCTTAAAAGTTTGAATCTTGCTGGAAATGGACTCAAAGGAAAGGCTTCTGATTTTAAAAAGTTGGAATCTCTGACTTACCTTAATATTTCCAAGAATTTTTTTCATGGTTCAGTTATTGAAATCTTTAAGGGGGCATTAGAAGTTGTTGATTTGAGTAGTAATCACTTTGATGGTCATATTTCTCAGGTGAATTTTAGTTCTCATATAGTTTATCTTGATTTATCTGACAATAAGATTAGTGGGAAATTTTTTACTAGTTTAAGTCGAACCCGTAATCTCAAACACCTTAATCTTGCCAAGAACAGATTTTTAGAGCAAAGGTTGATCAACATCAATTCACTTCATAGTTTAGAGTACTTAAACTTGTCTCACACCAATCTAGTCGGCCGAATTAGCAATGATATCTCGTTGTTAACTCGTTTGAAAACACTCGATCTCTCGAGTAATCATCTAAGTGGTAAAATCCCACTTTTGAGCTTGAAAACCCTCCAAAATCTTGATCTTTCATCCAATAATTTAGTTGGGGAGATACCCATTTCTCTTCTGAAAAAGCTTCCATGGATGGAAAGATTCAACTTTTCTTACAATAATCTTACCCTTTGTGATTCTGAGTTTTCACCCGAGACCCTTAAATCCGCATTCATTGGGTCATCACATCGTTGCCCTATTGCTGCAAACCCGAATCTGTTGAAGAAAAAATCCCATATCCATAGGGGACTAGAGTTTGCTTTAGCTTTAACCATTTCAATAATCCTTTTCCTCGTGTCGTTGCTACTTTGTATATTTGGTTGTCGGAAAGAAACGGAAATGTGGGCTGTCAAACAAGATTCTTGCACAGAAGAGCAAGTTATGTCTGGCCCGTTTACGTTCCAAACAGATTCCACCACTTGGGAAGCCAATGTAAAGGTTGCAACTTCAGTGCCTGTAGTGATCTTTGAAAAGCCTTTGCTAAATTTCACCTTCTCTGATCTTCTTTTGGCTACTTCAAATTTTGATAGAGATACCCTTTTAGCTGAAGGGCGGTTTGGGCCTGCTTATAGAGGATTCTTGCCGGGTGGCATCCATGTGGCGGTTAAGGTTTTGGTCCATGGATCCACCATGACTGATCAAGAAGCAGCAAGAGAGCTCGAGCATCTTGGAAGAATAAAACACCCGAATCTTGTTCCTTTAACAGGATATTGTTTGGCGGGTGAGCAACGAATTGCAATTTATGATTACATGGAGAATGGAAACTTGCATAGTTTGCTTCATGATCTTCCTCTTGGAGTTCAAACTACAGAAGATTGGACTTCTGATACATGGGAAGTTGATGAATGTAACAATAACAGGATTCAAAACGTGGGGTCCGAAGGGTTGTTAACCACCTGGCGATTTAGGCATAAAGTTGCATTAGGCACGGCTCGCGCATTGGCATTTCTACACCATGGATGTTCACCGCCCATCCTTCATAGAGACGTTAAGGCTAGTAGTGTGTATCTTGATTACAATCTTGAACCAAGATTGTCGGATTTTGGACTTTCAAAAATCTTCGGTAATGATCTTGAAGATGAGATCACTCGTGGGTCCCCTGGATACATCCCGCCCGAGTTTCTAATGCAAGATGAAAGCTCTTCACCATATGTGATCACTCCAAAATCAGATGTTTTTGGATTTGGAGTGATTCTTTTTGAGCTGATAACAGGAAAAAAGCCTGTTGAAGACGACTACCCGGATGATAATTTCTCAAAAGATGCAAACATGGTGAGTTGGGTGCGAAAATTAGTGAAGAAGAATTGTGGGTCTCAGATTATAGACCCGAAGATTCGTGGGACTGGAACCGAGGGTCAAATGGTTGAGGCGTTGAAAATTGGTTATCTGTGTACAGCCGATCTTCCAGCAAAGAGGCCGAGTATGCAACAAGTAGTTGGACTTCTAAAAGATCTTGAACAGTTATGA